The Tenuifilum thalassicum genome includes the window ACGGACTGCTACAATTTTAGCGGCGCAAGGTGTGACATAGAAAATTCCAATATCGCTATTGTGATTCCCCTCCTCTATATATTTAGATTTGACGTATGAGGCAGTCAAATCAATTGGAGGGCGAATAAGGGCAATATTATCAACAAGTGATGGAAATTTTACCTGAATCAATCGTACAATAGCAGGGCAAAATGAGGAAATAACGGGTTTATGCGAAGCATTTTTGGTATACTCATTAATTTTGGTTACTAAGTAATCAACAGAATCCTCAACTGGCCAAACATCAGTAAATCCAATAGTAATTAATGCCCTGTGAACATCGTTTTGAGAAAAACTGCTAGAGAATTGTCCATAAAGAACTGAAGGAATGAGCGCAATGCGAACTTTGTAGTTAAATATCTGGCTAAAATCGTCTTGTTCAATACTAATTGCATGAGTAGGGCATACCCTATAGCATTCACCGCAATCAATACAACGATTGTTTATAAGCTCCGCCTTCCCATTTCTGACCCTAAGAGCTTCGGTAGGGCAAGCCCTCATGCAGTGCGAGCAACCAATACACAAATCGGTTTGTATATTTAATGCATGGTAGAACTCGCTACTACTTTTCATTTTCATCACTCTTTACTTAAGATTAACCTCAAATTCCAACCTTGTTCCAACATCAATAACGCTAGAGATCTTCATCTTATCTGTATTTTCTTTGATATTGGGCAAGCCCATTCCAGCGCCAAACCCCATTTCACGAACTATATTAGAGGCAGTTGAGAATCCTGGTTTCATTGCCAAATCAATATCAGGAATACCTGGACCGATATCATCAAGCACTACTTTAATTTTATCCGCATCGATATCGACATAAATCTTTCCCTGAAAAGCATGGGCAACAATATTAACCTCGCCTTCGTAAAGGGCAACAACAACCCGTTTTATAATAGCCGGAGGGACATTAAGGCGCTTAAGCACTTTTTTAACCTGGCTTGAAGCCTGGCCTGCTCTCACAAAATCGCCACCCTGAACTTTATATTCTAACTTCATTAATACACAGGTTTTAAACCTTTCCCGTAAAGTACGCCAGAAGCCCTAAACATCGTATAGGGGCTCTCAATAAGGACAATCCCATTCTCCTCGGCAAGCCTAATCATATCCTGACTAATAGTTTTGCCTCGCACAAACACTACAGCCAGAATATCAGCCATCTCTGCGGTTCTAACAGCTTGCATGTTAGCCAAACCAGTAATCAGAACCAGTCTATCTTTGCTTACAGTAAGCACATCGCTCATCAGGTCTGAGGCAAAAGCGTACTCAACATCCTGCTCAAGGCCATCGGGACAACAAACAACACTTCCCTCGATTAAATCGGCTAGTTCCTTTAATTTCATTATAGACAAATATAATTTTTGTTAGCTCAACTACTCTTAACCATTTACGCCTCAAATATACGTTATTTTATTAACATTGTTATCTTTTTCACACACATAATACACCTGTCTGATTTTCTACAAAATACGCTTTCCTGGCTTCACCGAACAAAACAAGTTACGAAAAAAATTGTATGAAGAATATTTAATCATACTTTAAGCATCATTTTGTTCATTAATAGTTCGCATTTAAGTGAGTTAAAGAATAAAACAAAGGGTGTCCAAAACTAGACACCCCTCATTGAAATTAAATCAATGCTATTTGACTAGTAACGCTGACGCTCTTTGTAGTGGGTATGGAGCAGTTCATGCGACTTGTGGCTGTTAGGCTCACCAAGGAACTCCTTGTAAATGGCAAGAACTTCAGGGTTCTCATGAGATTTACGAATTGGCATACCCTCGTCCTCACGATATATAGCCTCGGCACGCTTTTTACGAATTTCCTCGTTAGTTGGGATTGGCTGTCCGCCACCACCGATACATCCACCAGGGCACGCCATTATCTCAATGAAGTGCCAATTTGCCTTTCCATCGCGAACGGCATCCATAACCTTTTTGGCATTGGTTAAACCATGAGCTACTACCGTTTTAAGCTCTGCACCCTCAAGGAAGCTCCACTCTGGCTTGGTTCCTTCAATCTTAACAGCAGCCTCACGTACGCCATCCATACCACGAACTGGAGTGATGTTAAGCCCA containing:
- a CDS encoding ATP-binding protein, whose product is MKLEYKVQGGDFVRAGQASSQVKKVLKRLNVPPAIIKRVVVALYEGEVNIVAHAFQGKIYVDIDADKIKVVLDDIGPGIPDIDLAMKPGFSTASNIVREMGFGAGMGLPNIKENTDKMKISSVIDVGTRLEFEVNLK